The Candidatus Bathyanammoxibius amoris genome includes a window with the following:
- a CDS encoding cyclic nucleotide-binding domain-containing protein — translation MAEEGFLGTTYKDGDVIVEEGSESRVMYIIQSGNVKVVKGHGKMETALAILKEGDIFGEMSLLDAKPRSATVKAMGDARVLAIDHEMFLKRVRVDPTLALRVLRQMGHRIRTLNTKLSSALDRLEEIPEGLIELREYLKTQVDG, via the coding sequence AACCTATAAGGACGGTGACGTTATTGTAGAAGAAGGCTCAGAAAGCCGGGTAATGTACATAATCCAGTCCGGAAACGTAAAGGTCGTTAAGGGCCACGGAAAAATGGAGACGGCACTGGCCATATTAAAAGAGGGGGACATATTTGGCGAGATGAGTCTGCTTGACGCAAAGCCCCGGTCTGCCACCGTTAAGGCCATGGGTGATGCAAGGGTACTTGCCATCGACCACGAAATGTTCCTTAAACGCGTAAGAGTGGACCCCACACTTGCGCTACGGGTCCTCCGGCAGATGGGCCACAGGATAAGGACGCTGAACACGAAACTGAGCTCTGCCCTCGACAGGTTGGAAGAAATTCCGGAAGGTCTTATTGAACTCAGGGAGTATCTCAAGACCCAGGTTGACGGCTAG